A window of Leptospira brenneri contains these coding sequences:
- the wecB gene encoding non-hydrolyzing UDP-N-acetylglucosamine 2-epimerase — MKRLKVFTVLGTRPEIIRLSRVLVALDKACDHTIVHTGQNYDYELNEIFFNDLGIRKPDYFLEAAGSSGAETIGKIIIRFDELLSNNQPDALLVLGDTNSCLSVIPAKRRKIPIFHMEAGNRCFDLRVPEEINRRIVDHTSDINLTYSAIAREYLLREGLSPDQVIKTGSPMYEVLQYYMSGIKSSGILGQLNLKSKEYFLVSAHREENIDSEQNFNSLVDTLNAIANIYNLPVIVSTHPRTQKKIDQLKIDFHRNVRLLKPLGFMDYNKLQIESKVVLSDSGTITEESSILKFAALNIREAHERPEGMEEAAVMMVGLKKDRILQAIALLDQEGEEFLKQSKLVEDYSMPNVSEKVVRIIFSYTDYVKRIVWKQY, encoded by the coding sequence ATGAAAAGATTAAAAGTATTTACGGTTTTAGGTACTCGGCCAGAGATAATCAGGCTTTCACGCGTTCTCGTGGCTTTAGATAAGGCCTGTGATCATACTATCGTTCATACAGGTCAGAACTATGACTATGAGCTGAATGAAATTTTTTTTAATGATCTCGGGATTAGAAAACCTGATTATTTTTTGGAAGCAGCAGGTAGCTCTGGAGCAGAGACAATAGGTAAGATCATTATTCGTTTTGACGAATTACTATCGAATAATCAGCCAGATGCTTTGCTTGTATTAGGTGATACCAATAGTTGCCTTTCTGTAATCCCAGCGAAAAGACGTAAGATCCCCATTTTTCACATGGAAGCCGGAAATAGATGTTTTGATTTACGTGTTCCCGAGGAGATTAACAGACGGATTGTTGATCATACCTCTGATATTAATTTAACATACAGCGCGATTGCCAGAGAATATTTGTTAAGAGAAGGTTTGTCCCCGGATCAAGTGATAAAAACTGGAAGTCCCATGTATGAGGTATTACAGTATTATATGTCTGGAATTAAATCTTCTGGAATATTGGGTCAACTTAATTTAAAGAGTAAGGAATACTTTTTGGTTTCGGCTCACCGTGAAGAAAATATTGATTCTGAACAAAATTTTAATTCTTTAGTCGATACACTTAATGCAATTGCAAATATATATAATTTACCAGTTATTGTTTCCACTCATCCACGGACTCAAAAAAAGATAGACCAATTGAAAATAGATTTTCATAGGAATGTAAGGCTTCTTAAGCCTCTCGGTTTTATGGATTACAATAAACTTCAAATAGAATCGAAGGTCGTCCTTTCTGATAGTGGAACGATTACCGAAGAATCTTCAATTTTGAAATTCGCTGCGTTGAATATTCGGGAAGCTCATGAACGACCAGAGGGAATGGAAGAGGCTGCGGTTATGATGGTTGGTCTAAAGAAAGATCGTATATTACAAGCAATTGCACTATTAGATCAAGAAGGAGAGGAATTCTTAAAGCAATCAAAGCTAGTTGAAGATTATTCAATGCCTAATGTTTCAGAAAAAGTAGTTCGAATTATTTTTAGTTATACCGACTATGTCAAACGAATCGTTTGGAAACAGTATTAA
- a CDS encoding glycosyltransferase family 9 protein: MIKKILFLFSKLVQHFFVFGDEYVLINRLDSIGDYILFRNFLLPFKNSGFIRGRKILFLANIAWKSIYEYYDKEFADKVIWVNVDKLVSNRFYRIFVLFWLSTYKIRKIIQPTFSRNHIVDFLLLPFSTAEKISPRGDDLNYLKELKLLNDQQYDQLVENDETIQFEFEKNRHFFEFFDPVFSQLSLDLPFRKIVSEKKYISLFIGSSSPYRQLSIENLKFICEELLTHTGFRIFILGGNNESKNGRILEGPSDRIISKCGLTNLIETIDLIGNSSAVLSMDSSGAHMAMATKVPKVFCFSNGNHIFRFIPYPESYKQMTAYFPPLIQMNMSSHKKLLYDSFSRGSTIPIDSIDLESHVTEIIKELNKI, encoded by the coding sequence ATGATTAAGAAAATACTTTTTCTATTTAGTAAACTTGTTCAGCATTTCTTTGTATTCGGAGATGAATATGTTTTAATCAATCGATTGGACTCAATCGGCGACTATATTCTTTTTAGGAATTTCCTTTTACCATTCAAAAATTCTGGATTTATCCGGGGTCGTAAGATCCTTTTTTTGGCCAATATTGCATGGAAGTCTATCTATGAGTATTATGACAAAGAATTTGCTGATAAGGTCATTTGGGTTAATGTAGATAAACTAGTTAGCAATCGATTTTATCGAATTTTTGTCTTATTTTGGTTAAGCACCTATAAAATTAGAAAGATCATACAGCCAACTTTCTCAAGAAATCACATTGTTGATTTTCTTCTTTTACCATTTTCTACAGCCGAGAAAATAAGCCCCAGAGGTGATGATTTAAATTATTTAAAAGAATTAAAGTTACTCAATGATCAACAATATGATCAGTTAGTAGAGAATGATGAGACAATCCAATTTGAGTTCGAAAAAAATCGTCATTTTTTTGAATTCTTTGATCCAGTTTTTTCTCAACTTAGTTTGGATCTTCCCTTTCGTAAAATTGTATCCGAAAAAAAATACATTTCCCTTTTTATTGGATCTAGTTCTCCATATAGACAACTTTCAATTGAGAATTTGAAATTTATATGTGAGGAACTTCTTACTCATACGGGATTTAGAATTTTTATTTTAGGTGGAAACAATGAATCTAAAAACGGTCGCATTTTGGAAGGTCCGTCTGATAGGATTATTTCAAAATGTGGTCTCACTAATTTAATAGAAACGATTGATCTGATTGGCAACTCTAGCGCGGTTTTATCTATGGATTCAAGTGGTGCACATATGGCCATGGCTACGAAGGTTCCCAAAGTGTTTTGCTTTTCAAATGGAAATCACATATTTCGGTTCATTCCTTATCCTGAAAGTTATAAACAAATGACAGCTTATTTTCCTCCACTTATTCAGATGAACATGAGTTCTCATAAGAAATTATTATATGATTCTTTTTCTCGAGGATCGACAATTCCTATCGATTCAATTGATTTGGAAAGCCATGTAACTGAAATAATAAAAGAGCTTAATAAAATATGA
- a CDS encoding glycosyltransferase family 4 protein — protein MKVLIIVDDYLPKSIKVAGKMMHELALELLNSGHIVTVITPDPDQSELYTINNFNGVNLLRFRSGRIKNVSKPVRLINEILLSFRAVRSLSPWLQTNPHDLIVFYSPTIFWSGLVRYLKKKWKSPSYLILRDFFPQWVIDNGIIGKYSVLAYLFRFYERKLYQSADAIGIQSPANLKLFSEMYPKILNTQLLFNWASPLGIIKRTDQDNIREKYSLQDRIIFFYGGNIGHAQDMRNLLFLAERMLVFKEAQFVFLGAGDEFQLVQDTIANKKLTNCLLFPSVSQEIFSSILSQIDVGLFTLHPAHKTHNFPGKILGYMQVGIPILGAVNEGNDLKNVIEDGNAGLVSLAGDHETLYQNALMFLDSKHRKEMGKNARKLLDSTFSVSTTARKIMSVLNKQTVKRF, from the coding sequence ATGAAAGTTTTAATTATAGTAGATGATTATTTACCAAAAAGTATTAAAGTTGCCGGTAAAATGATGCATGAACTTGCTTTGGAATTATTAAATTCTGGTCATATAGTAACTGTTATAACCCCAGACCCAGATCAATCGGAATTATATACAATAAATAATTTTAATGGAGTTAATCTTCTTCGGTTTAGGTCGGGAAGAATAAAGAATGTTTCAAAGCCAGTTCGGCTTATTAATGAAATTCTTTTATCTTTTCGTGCTGTTAGATCTTTATCTCCTTGGTTACAAACAAATCCACATGATTTAATTGTTTTTTACTCACCTACTATTTTCTGGTCAGGTTTGGTTAGATATCTAAAAAAAAAATGGAAGTCGCCATCATATCTAATCCTTAGAGATTTTTTTCCGCAATGGGTAATCGATAATGGGATTATTGGAAAATACTCGGTTCTTGCCTATTTATTTCGTTTTTATGAAAGAAAACTGTATCAATCAGCAGATGCAATTGGAATTCAATCGCCTGCCAATCTAAAATTGTTTTCCGAAATGTATCCTAAGATATTGAATACCCAACTTTTATTTAATTGGGCATCCCCTTTGGGGATTATAAAAAGAACGGATCAAGATAATATAAGAGAGAAATATAGTCTCCAGGATCGAATTATTTTTTTTTACGGCGGAAATATTGGTCATGCACAAGATATGCGAAACCTTTTGTTTCTAGCTGAACGTATGTTAGTTTTTAAAGAGGCGCAATTCGTATTTCTTGGAGCTGGTGATGAATTCCAATTAGTTCAAGATACAATTGCGAATAAAAAATTAACTAATTGCCTTTTGTTTCCGTCCGTTTCTCAGGAGATATTCTCTTCTATATTATCTCAAATCGATGTTGGTCTATTTACCTTGCATCCAGCTCACAAGACTCATAACTTCCCTGGCAAAATTCTTGGTTATATGCAAGTAGGGATTCCAATCCTCGGAGCCGTGAACGAAGGTAATGATTTAAAAAATGTGATCGAAGACGGAAATGCTGGTTTAGTTTCTTTAGCAGGTGATCATGAAACTTTATACCAAAATGCACTTATGTTTTTAGATTCAAAGCATCGTAAAGAAATGGGTAAGAATGCCAGAAAACTTCTCGATTCAACGTTCTCTGTTTCAACGACAGCAAGAAAAATAATGTCAGTATTAAATAAGCAAACGGTAAAACGATTTTAA
- a CDS encoding O-antigen polymerase encodes MALVITFLFYFLLIVFLCIRGFRSIALIIILVWWGLWNVLSYCSISGLYTISFYTQCIYFLFFLFIVLAFFMYNFLFGKPSKKNTNVKKNRDFYNVLLWISICFVLPVQIFFASRTIYILSFVMSPGMYRNDVFGFVSGSPTIFFHSNQLALLHALIIGPFQYIYLFAGISFSVLRKKNALLLVGVSLVILDSLIMFGRFGYHYLIIAVILGLVFVTYFNGFAKLRSNLLKAFVPIFILLLLTFWITLYRGSRSFLDIINMYVVTYHTESFSIFDTELKNPGSILHQYSYGLSMLGGIERYWVLFLNKFGFMFVSQTDIVGGYLHRDFNIGIDRFSNPIFLNAFGSIFFTMFRDGGILGIVAFGIFFGMILAFYSDSLKQRDPYGFSILLGLIFLLIYGIFQPTTLGPMLPALLFLFLVNFIVKLYNKV; translated from the coding sequence ATGGCTCTTGTTATAACTTTTCTATTTTATTTTTTATTGATTGTATTCTTATGTATCAGAGGGTTTCGGTCGATCGCTTTGATTATTATTCTAGTATGGTGGGGATTGTGGAATGTATTGTCCTACTGTTCAATTTCAGGGCTTTATACAATTAGTTTTTATACCCAGTGCATATATTTTCTCTTCTTTCTGTTTATTGTTTTAGCTTTTTTTATGTATAACTTTTTATTTGGAAAGCCATCTAAAAAAAATACTAATGTAAAAAAGAATCGTGATTTTTATAATGTTTTACTTTGGATTTCTATTTGTTTTGTTTTACCGGTTCAGATTTTTTTTGCAAGCCGTACTATCTATATTCTTAGTTTTGTAATGTCTCCTGGAATGTATAGAAATGATGTTTTTGGTTTTGTGAGTGGATCACCTACTATTTTTTTTCATTCGAATCAGTTGGCTTTATTACACGCATTGATAATTGGTCCTTTTCAATATATTTATCTATTTGCCGGTATCTCTTTCTCAGTATTGAGAAAAAAAAATGCATTGCTTCTTGTGGGAGTCTCATTAGTAATTCTCGATTCCTTGATTATGTTTGGTAGGTTCGGCTATCATTATTTGATTATTGCAGTGATTCTCGGTTTAGTTTTTGTTACTTACTTTAATGGTTTTGCCAAATTGAGAAGCAATCTATTGAAGGCGTTTGTTCCAATATTTATCCTTCTCCTTTTAACCTTTTGGATTACCTTATACAGAGGGTCTAGGTCCTTTTTAGACATTATAAATATGTATGTCGTTACTTATCATACAGAATCCTTTTCTATTTTTGATACAGAACTCAAAAATCCAGGATCCATTTTGCATCAATATTCATATGGGTTATCAATGTTGGGTGGCATTGAGAGATATTGGGTTTTGTTTTTAAATAAGTTTGGATTTATGTTTGTATCACAAACTGATATTGTGGGCGGTTATCTTCATCGTGACTTTAATATTGGAATCGATCGGTTTAGTAATCCGATTTTTTTGAATGCATTCGGTTCAATTTTTTTTACGATGTTTCGTGATGGGGGAATCTTGGGGATCGTTGCTTTTGGTATATTCTTTGGAATGATACTTGCATTTTATTCAGATTCCCTTAAACAGAGAGATCCTTATGGATTCTCAATTTTACTTGGCCTTATTTTTTTGCTTATTTATGGAATTTTTCAACCCACCACTCTTGGGCCAATGCTTCCTGCATTATTGTTCTTGTTTTTAGTAAATTTTATAGTGAAATTATATAACAAAGTTTAG
- a CDS encoding exopolysaccharide biosynthesis polyprenyl glycosylphosphotransferase, which translates to MSEYTRRHSRWFEQILLSYLFQFLSGGILLIILTAVPIWGIQFWRSEDPNIFTSLLTTLTAFFISTFSLRKIFRLPGSETVSYVIPVATICFLIPVLYILITRKTYSIQVMLVGYFLTLFWCYLGFFLGRRYRMVRYALLPFGEAQDFDNTHGAFFVVLRESSLESQRFNAIVADFSSNEMPAEWEKFLAKCTLSRIPVYSTKKIKESLTGRVQIKHLSENEFGSLLPSRFYEFVKRLIDFIAALIFLPFIFPFLLLIALLIKIESPGSFLFIQTRMGYQGRTFRMLKFRTMFQDKKGKGFTGSGDDPRITKIGKFLRRYRIDELPQIINVLFGQMSFIGPRPESFELSQWYENDVPFFAYRHVVRPGISGWAQVNQGYAAEVDGMKIKLEFDFYYIKNFSFWLDLLILFKTIKTVLTGYGAR; encoded by the coding sequence ATGAGTGAATATACAAGAAGGCACTCTCGATGGTTTGAACAAATTCTTTTAAGTTATTTGTTTCAATTTTTGTCAGGTGGAATTCTACTTATTATTTTAACAGCAGTGCCTATTTGGGGGATTCAGTTCTGGCGCTCAGAAGACCCAAATATATTTACTTCTTTATTAACTACTTTAACAGCTTTTTTTATCTCCACGTTTTCACTGCGTAAAATATTTCGACTCCCTGGATCAGAAACTGTATCTTATGTTATACCTGTTGCTACTATATGTTTTTTAATTCCCGTTTTATATATTCTTATAACTCGCAAAACATATTCAATTCAAGTAATGTTAGTTGGTTACTTTCTAACTTTATTTTGGTGTTATTTAGGTTTTTTCCTTGGTCGAAGATATAGAATGGTTCGATATGCTTTGTTACCGTTTGGTGAAGCTCAAGATTTTGACAATACCCATGGAGCTTTTTTTGTAGTCTTAAGGGAATCAAGTTTAGAGAGCCAGAGATTTAATGCAATTGTAGCAGATTTTTCATCTAATGAAATGCCAGCGGAATGGGAAAAATTTTTGGCGAAATGCACCCTTTCTCGTATCCCCGTCTATTCTACAAAAAAAATTAAGGAATCATTAACCGGCAGGGTACAAATAAAACACTTATCTGAAAACGAATTTGGTAGTCTTCTTCCTTCTCGGTTTTATGAATTTGTTAAGAGATTAATCGATTTTATAGCGGCGCTCATTTTTCTTCCTTTTATATTTCCTTTTTTACTTTTAATTGCTTTGCTGATCAAAATTGAATCTCCTGGATCATTTTTATTCATTCAAACAAGAATGGGATATCAAGGTCGAACCTTCCGAATGTTGAAGTTTAGGACAATGTTTCAAGATAAAAAAGGAAAAGGATTTACTGGGTCAGGTGACGATCCAAGGATTACGAAAATTGGAAAGTTCCTAAGAAGATATCGAATTGATGAATTGCCTCAAATTATTAATGTTCTCTTTGGGCAAATGAGTTTTATTGGTCCACGTCCTGAATCATTCGAGTTATCGCAGTGGTATGAAAATGACGTACCTTTCTTTGCATACAGGCATGTGGTTAGGCCAGGTATTAGTGGGTGGGCTCAGGTAAATCAAGGGTATGCTGCCGAGGTTGATGGAATGAAAATTAAACTAGAGTTTGATTTTTACTATATAAAGAATTTTTCTTTTTGGTTAGATTTACTCATTTTATTTAAAACAATAAAGACAGTTCTGACTGGATATGGAGCTCGTTAA
- a CDS encoding glycosyltransferase family 2 protein, which translates to MKNKSPRISIITIVLNNRVFLEHTVRSVNAQIFDNYEYIIIDGGSTDGTIEFLKNSKVGIDRWVSESDKGIYDAMNKGAKLAKGEWLIFLNAGDRFASPEVLSNIFKSDHLDAHDFIFGNWFTCNLLKSPNYLIPGKANYERGFILHQSVIYRKKLHETYGYYLVTPKLIISDYIFFLSIPKNRTFHFDGPISINDNTGISTAPWSYKQKLAIDFVFGRLTAFRMLLLFVKFYIPRFDRYIINKFSGILGSD; encoded by the coding sequence GTGAAAAATAAATCCCCCAGAATATCAATTATCACCATTGTTTTGAATAATAGAGTGTTTTTGGAACACACTGTTCGAAGTGTAAATGCTCAGATTTTTGATAATTATGAATACATAATTATTGATGGTGGATCAACCGATGGAACCATTGAATTCTTGAAGAATAGTAAAGTTGGTATTGATCGTTGGGTGAGCGAGTCTGATAAAGGAATCTATGATGCGATGAATAAGGGGGCTAAGTTAGCTAAAGGAGAATGGCTCATTTTTCTCAATGCTGGCGATCGTTTTGCAAGTCCAGAGGTTTTATCAAATATTTTTAAGTCAGATCATTTGGATGCACACGATTTTATTTTTGGTAATTGGTTTACTTGTAATCTACTTAAGAGCCCAAATTATTTGATACCTGGTAAAGCAAATTATGAAAGAGGTTTCATTTTACACCAATCCGTTATATATAGGAAAAAATTACATGAAACTTACGGTTATTATCTAGTCACTCCTAAGCTTATCATCTCTGACTACATTTTCTTTCTATCAATACCAAAAAACCGTACTTTTCATTTTGACGGACCTATATCGATTAACGATAATACCGGTATATCAACGGCTCCTTGGTCATATAAGCAAAAGCTAGCAATTGATTTTGTTTTTGGAAGACTCACTGCCTTTCGAATGTTATTATTGTTTGTGAAATTTTATATCCCTAGGTTTGATAGATATATAATCAATAAATTTTCCGGAATTTTGGGAAGTGATTGA
- a CDS encoding NAD(P)/FAD-dependent oxidoreductase, with the protein MGFTKRIVIIGAGPAGLTSGYLLAKKGFNVTILEADAKYVGGISRTESIKGFYFDIGGHRFFSKSKEVEDFWTEILPNDMLDRPRSSRIYYNNKFYAYPLKAFEALFNLGIFESILCVLSYLKASIFPVNDPKNFEDWVTNQFGKRLFSIFFKTYTEKVWGMDTKDISADWAAQRIKGLSLYSAIWNAIKPKSKVKDKSKMIKTLIDSFRYPRKGPGMMWEACASKIQEMGGEIKMGNLVTQLELDGQSWKIHSQNKTGKTEVFEAEHVISSAPIRELFHAIKKPMVSPQALSSANSLRYRDFLTVALVVTEKDIFDDNWIYIHDPSVKVGRIQNFKSWSPEMVPDPAYNCYGLEYFCFEGDGLWSSTDEELVNLAKKEVVKLGLTKLEDIKEGFVVRQKKAYPVYDDVYQDHIDVLKAEIQGKFHNLHLVGRNGMHKYNNQDHAMMTAMLTVENIVADRTVFDVWNVNQDAEYHESGEIGRENIEERLVPLKV; encoded by the coding sequence ATGGGATTTACTAAGAGAATTGTGATTATTGGTGCTGGTCCTGCTGGGCTAACATCAGGTTATTTATTAGCAAAGAAAGGATTCAATGTAACCATTTTAGAAGCAGATGCGAAGTATGTAGGCGGGATTTCGCGTACTGAATCCATCAAAGGATTCTATTTTGATATAGGCGGGCATAGATTTTTTTCTAAATCAAAGGAAGTTGAAGATTTCTGGACTGAAATTTTGCCTAACGATATGTTAGATAGACCGCGCTCGTCTAGAATATATTATAATAATAAATTTTATGCATATCCGTTAAAAGCTTTTGAGGCTTTGTTTAATTTAGGTATATTTGAATCCATTCTTTGTGTATTGTCTTATCTTAAGGCCAGTATTTTCCCCGTTAATGATCCTAAGAATTTTGAGGATTGGGTGACCAATCAATTTGGAAAAAGACTCTTTTCCATATTCTTTAAAACCTACACAGAAAAGGTTTGGGGAATGGATACAAAGGATATTTCCGCAGATTGGGCAGCTCAAAGGATTAAGGGGCTGTCTTTATATTCCGCCATTTGGAATGCTATCAAGCCTAAGTCAAAGGTTAAAGATAAATCAAAGATGATCAAAACTCTGATTGATTCATTTAGATATCCAAGAAAGGGTCCTGGGATGATGTGGGAAGCTTGCGCATCTAAGATTCAAGAAATGGGTGGCGAAATTAAAATGGGAAACCTAGTCACGCAACTAGAATTAGATGGCCAATCCTGGAAAATTCATTCACAAAATAAAACAGGAAAAACTGAAGTTTTTGAAGCTGAACATGTGATTTCGTCAGCACCAATTCGAGAATTGTTTCATGCGATTAAAAAGCCAATGGTTTCACCTCAAGCGCTTAGTTCTGCAAATTCCCTTCGGTATCGGGATTTTTTGACAGTTGCCCTTGTTGTCACGGAAAAAGATATTTTTGACGATAACTGGATTTATATTCATGATCCATCGGTAAAAGTCGGAAGAATTCAAAATTTTAAGAGTTGGTCACCAGAGATGGTACCGGATCCAGCTTATAATTGTTATGGCTTGGAGTATTTTTGTTTTGAAGGTGATGGTCTTTGGTCATCTACTGATGAAGAATTGGTAAACCTAGCAAAGAAGGAAGTGGTAAAACTTGGATTAACAAAACTTGAAGACATTAAAGAGGGTTTTGTTGTTCGTCAGAAAAAAGCTTACCCAGTTTACGATGATGTTTACCAAGATCATATAGATGTATTAAAGGCAGAAATTCAAGGTAAGTTTCATAATCTTCATCTAGTGGGAAGGAATGGAATGCATAAATACAATAATCAGGATCATGCAATGATGACTGCAATGCTAACTGTAGAAAACATAGTAGCAGATAGAACTGTATTTGATGTATGGAATGTGAATCAGGATGCAGAGTATCACGAAAGTGGGGAAATAGGAAGAGAGAATATCGAAGAAAGATTAGTCCCTTTAAAAGTTTAA
- a CDS encoding flippase, whose translation MKLILINSLWMFADKLLKLCVGIFVSVFIVRYLGPEWFGKYNYVNALLVLSGTLISFGSEGILVKMFVSEESDHLEILSASFWIHLIFSFQSLLLSFIIIWFLRPEDDLYFLFGFLCIPSLFKCFSVVRYVYESKLEVKYIVWIENIVFLVVSAIRIFIIVNKYSFSALFATFAVEGILTSLSIYFFYVKKHVNFIFQPPNLNRISKILFDSFPLLMAGLAIIVYMKIDQIMIGSMLGDSALGFYSVGVRWSEFWYFIPIGLASSFFPNLIKLKNELSLEYEKRFLLLHGMVFWIAFIGAFAIQFVADPLIIFLYGDLFHSSSAILKIHIWSGVFVFWGVAGGNYFLIENLQKYTVWKSICGLVVNVILNYLWIPTYGIMGAAIATLISQFCASTLFLAFVRDLRPLLKIQLLSLVFWKISIRDFSENLIKR comes from the coding sequence TTGAAATTAATTTTAATAAATAGTCTATGGATGTTTGCTGATAAACTATTAAAACTCTGTGTTGGGATTTTTGTTAGTGTTTTTATCGTTCGATATTTAGGCCCGGAGTGGTTTGGTAAGTATAATTACGTAAATGCTTTACTTGTTCTTTCTGGTACTTTGATTTCCTTCGGGTCGGAAGGTATACTAGTTAAGATGTTTGTTTCTGAAGAAAGTGATCATTTAGAAATTTTATCTGCTTCTTTTTGGATTCACTTAATTTTTTCGTTCCAGTCCTTGCTCTTATCTTTTATTATAATATGGTTTTTGCGTCCTGAAGATGATCTTTATTTTCTGTTTGGTTTTTTATGTATTCCTTCATTGTTTAAGTGTTTTTCTGTAGTTCGATATGTTTACGAATCAAAGTTAGAGGTAAAATATATAGTTTGGATAGAAAATATAGTTTTCTTGGTTGTTTCGGCTATCCGAATATTTATTATCGTAAATAAATATTCGTTTTCAGCACTTTTTGCTACTTTTGCAGTTGAAGGAATTCTAACATCACTTTCGATATATTTTTTTTATGTAAAAAAACATGTTAATTTTATATTTCAACCACCAAACCTAAATAGGATATCGAAAATTTTATTTGATTCATTCCCCTTATTGATGGCAGGTTTAGCGATCATTGTCTATATGAAAATCGACCAGATTATGATCGGGTCTATGTTGGGTGATTCAGCACTCGGTTTTTATAGCGTAGGAGTTCGTTGGAGTGAGTTTTGGTATTTTATTCCCATTGGTTTAGCATCGTCTTTTTTCCCGAATTTAATAAAGCTAAAAAATGAACTTTCTCTTGAATACGAGAAAAGATTTTTACTCCTACATGGAATGGTCTTTTGGATTGCTTTTATCGGTGCTTTTGCAATTCAGTTTGTTGCTGACCCCCTAATTATTTTTTTATACGGTGATCTATTTCATTCTTCTTCTGCTATATTAAAAATACATATTTGGTCTGGTGTTTTTGTTTTTTGGGGAGTCGCAGGTGGAAATTATTTTTTGATCGAAAACTTACAAAAGTATACAGTGTGGAAAAGTATCTGTGGTTTAGTTGTTAATGTAATTCTTAATTATCTCTGGATACCGACATACGGAATTATGGGTGCTGCTATAGCTACTTTGATATCTCAGTTTTGTGCAAGTACTCTTTTTCTGGCGTTCGTCCGTGATTTGAGACCACTATTAAAAATTCAGTTATTAAGTTTGGTTTTTTGGAAAATTAGTATTAGAGATTTTTCAGAGAATCTTATAAAAAGATAA
- a CDS encoding NAD-dependent epimerase/dehydratase family protein, producing MKILITGSEGFIGKNLHIYFAEKKENKLLLTNRKTTSDELKLNIQSADLIIHLAGVNRPLNKEDFFEGNTNTTKEIVETLMQSNKSTPVVYASSTQAEIDNPYGRSKKEAEDLLLNYSKKAKAAVYIYRLPNVFGKFAKPNYNSVVATFCYNISRSLPIEIHDSSKKINLVFVEDFCKEIDGLVSKVPGVGIQYPKLNSEYSVSLHELANKLYQYKEVRSTLSIPAVGNSFERALYSTFISYYPIEDCQYSIPEYKDPRGRFVEMLKTESSGQFSFFTAPPGITRGGHYHNTKTEKFLIIQGKALFRFQHYFTKEYCEITVNGSDPKIVDTIPGWTHDITNIGENELIVMLWANEVFDRNLPDTFSAEIHK from the coding sequence AACCTGCACATCTATTTTGCAGAAAAGAAAGAAAATAAACTTCTTCTTACAAATAGAAAAACAACTTCCGATGAACTTAAATTAAATATTCAGTCGGCTGATTTGATTATTCACCTAGCTGGTGTAAATCGGCCGCTAAATAAAGAAGATTTTTTTGAAGGTAATACGAATACTACAAAAGAAATAGTGGAAACTTTGATGCAATCCAATAAGTCCACTCCTGTAGTATATGCTTCTTCTACTCAAGCAGAAATTGACAATCCGTATGGGCGATCAAAAAAGGAAGCGGAAGATCTTTTATTAAATTATAGTAAAAAAGCAAAGGCAGCAGTTTATATCTATCGATTGCCAAATGTATTTGGTAAATTTGCAAAACCAAATTACAATTCTGTTGTAGCTACGTTTTGTTATAACATAAGTCGTTCGTTACCGATAGAAATTCATGATTCATCAAAAAAAATAAATCTGGTTTTTGTTGAAGACTTTTGTAAAGAAATAGATGGTTTGGTTAGTAAAGTTCCAGGAGTCGGAATTCAATATCCAAAGTTGAATTCTGAGTATTCAGTTTCGCTGCACGAATTAGCTAACAAACTTTACCAATATAAAGAGGTTAGATCAACTTTATCTATTCCAGCCGTTGGGAATAGTTTCGAACGTGCACTATACTCTACTTTTATTAGCTATTATCCTATAGAAGATTGCCAATATTCAATTCCAGAGTATAAAGATCCTCGAGGACGATTTGTTGAAATGTTAAAGACTGAGTCTTCCGGACAATTCTCTTTTTTTACCGCTCCACCAGGTATAACACGAGGTGGGCATTATCATAATACTAAGACAGAAAAGTTCCTCATTATCCAAGGAAAAGCTTTGTTTCGCTTCCAACATTATTTCACAAAAGAATATTGTGAAATAACTGTAAATGGATCAGATCCGAAAATAGTAGACACTATTCCTGGTTGGACACATGACATTACCAACATTGGTGAGAATGAGTTGATTGTTATGTTATGGGCAAATGAAGTTTTTGACAGAAACTTACCCGATACTTTTTCTGCAGAGATTCATAAATGA